One Streptococcus sp. S1 DNA window includes the following coding sequences:
- the topA gene encoding type I DNA topoisomerase has product MVTKKKSSTTKKNLVIVESPAKAKTIEKYLGRNYKVMASVGHIRDLKKSTMSIDFDNNYEPEYINIRGKGPLINDLKKEAKKAKQVFLASDPDREGEAISWHLAHILNLDAKEKNRVVFNEITKDAVKNAFKEPRQIDMDLVDAQQARRVLDRIVGYSISPILWKKVKKGLSAGRVQSVALKLIIDRENEINDFKPEEYWTIDGVFKKGTKQFQASFYGIDGKKMKLNTNEEVKAVLERLEGKDFTVEKVEKKERRRNAPLPYTTSSMQMDAANKINFRTRKTMMVAQQLYEGINIGSGVQGLITYMRTDSTRISPVAQNEAANFIVDRFGEKYSKHGSRVKNASGAQDAHEAIRPSSVFNTPESIAKYLDKDQLKLYTLIWNRFVASQMTAAVFDTMNVRLGQNGVQYTANGSQVKFDGYLAIYNDSDKNKMLPDMVEGDIVKQVNSKPEQHFTQPPARYSEATLIKTLEENGVGRPSTYAPTIETIQKRYYVKLVAKRFEPTELGEIVNKLIVEFFPDIVNVTFTAEMEGKLDDVELGKEEWQKVIDAFYKPFSKEVAKAEEEMEKIQIKDEPAGFDCEVCGSPMVIKLGRFGKFYACSNFPDCRHTQAIVKEIGVECPDCHQGQIIERKTKRNRIFYGCNRYPECEFTSWDKPIGRDCPKCGHYLVEKKVRGGGKQVVCSNGDYEEEKVK; this is encoded by the coding sequence GTGGTAACAAAAAAGAAAAGCAGTACAACCAAGAAAAATTTGGTGATTGTGGAGTCTCCTGCTAAGGCCAAAACAATCGAGAAATACCTTGGTCGTAACTACAAAGTCATGGCTAGTGTTGGCCATATTCGGGACCTGAAAAAATCAACCATGTCGATCGATTTCGACAATAACTATGAACCGGAGTATATCAATATTCGTGGAAAAGGTCCCTTGATCAATGATTTGAAAAAAGAAGCTAAAAAAGCCAAACAAGTCTTTCTCGCAAGTGACCCGGACCGAGAAGGAGAAGCTATTTCTTGGCATTTAGCGCATATTTTGAACTTGGATGCCAAAGAAAAGAACCGAGTGGTCTTTAACGAAATTACCAAAGATGCCGTTAAAAATGCCTTTAAAGAACCGCGCCAAATCGATATGGACTTGGTCGATGCCCAACAAGCACGTCGTGTCTTGGACCGGATTGTAGGGTATTCTATCTCGCCTATTCTTTGGAAAAAGGTCAAAAAAGGACTTTCTGCAGGGCGCGTGCAATCAGTTGCCCTCAAACTAATCATTGATCGTGAAAACGAAATTAATGATTTCAAGCCGGAAGAATACTGGACCATTGATGGTGTCTTCAAAAAAGGGACCAAACAATTCCAAGCCAGCTTCTATGGGATTGATGGCAAGAAGATGAAGCTCAACACCAATGAAGAGGTGAAAGCTGTTCTTGAACGCTTAGAGGGCAAAGATTTTACCGTTGAGAAGGTGGAAAAGAAAGAGCGTCGTCGGAATGCGCCACTTCCATACACCACCTCTTCTATGCAGATGGATGCTGCCAATAAGATCAACTTCCGTACACGCAAGACCATGATGGTCGCTCAGCAATTGTACGAAGGAATCAATATTGGCTCTGGTGTTCAAGGTTTGATTACCTATATGCGTACCGATTCTACACGGATCAGTCCAGTTGCGCAAAATGAGGCAGCGAACTTTATCGTGGATCGCTTTGGTGAGAAATATTCCAAGCATGGAAGCCGCGTGAAGAATGCTTCTGGTGCCCAAGATGCCCACGAAGCGATTCGTCCATCCAGCGTCTTCAATACTCCTGAGAGCATTGCTAAATACTTGGACAAGGACCAGCTCAAGCTCTACACCTTGATTTGGAACCGCTTTGTAGCTAGTCAAATGACTGCAGCTGTCTTTGATACCATGAATGTCCGTTTAGGTCAAAATGGTGTTCAGTATACGGCAAACGGAAGCCAGGTGAAGTTTGATGGTTATTTGGCTATTTATAACGACTCAGATAAGAACAAGATGTTGCCGGATATGGTAGAAGGCGATATCGTTAAGCAAGTCAATAGCAAGCCGGAGCAACACTTTACCCAACCACCTGCTCGATATTCTGAAGCGACCTTGATTAAGACCTTGGAAGAAAATGGGGTTGGTCGTCCTTCAACCTATGCTCCGACGATTGAGACCATTCAAAAACGCTATTATGTGAAGCTGGTAGCCAAACGCTTTGAACCAACAGAATTAGGGGAGATCGTCAATAAACTGATCGTTGAATTCTTCCCAGATATTGTCAACGTGACCTTCACAGCAGAGATGGAAGGGAAACTCGATGATGTCGAACTTGGAAAGGAAGAGTGGCAAAAAGTTATCGATGCCTTCTACAAACCATTCTCTAAAGAAGTCGCAAAGGCTGAAGAAGAGATGGAAAAAATCCAAATCAAAGATGAACCAGCTGGTTTTGATTGTGAAGTCTGTGGTAGCCCGATGGTGATTAAATTAGGACGTTTTGGTAAGTTCTATGCTTGTAGTAATTTCCCTGATTGTCGTCATACCCAGGCCATTGTCAAAGAAATCGGGGTGGAATGTCCAGACTGTCATCAGGGACAAATCATCGAACGCAAAACCAAGCGCAACCGCATCTTCTATGGATGCAATCGCTATCCAGAGTGTGAATTTACCTCTTGGGATAAACCGATCGGACGGGATTGTCCAAAATGTGGCCACTACTTAGTTGAGAAAAAAGTTCGTGGTGGCGGCAAGCAAGTCGTATGTAGCAATGGCGACTACGAAGAAGAAAAAGTGAAATAA
- the trmFO gene encoding methylenetetrahydrofolate--tRNA-(uracil(54)-C(5))-methyltransferase (FADH(2)-oxidizing) TrmFO gives MSQSYINVIGAGLAGSEAAYQIAQQGIPVKLYEMRGVKSTPQHKTDNFAELVCSNSLRGDSLTNAVGLLKEEMRRLGSVILEAAEATRVPAGGALAVDREGFASRVTEKVSQHPLIEVIRDEITELPTEAITVVATGPLTSDALAEKIHALNGGDGFYFYDAAAPIIDVNTVDMNKVYLKSRYDKGEAAYLNCPMTKQEFMDFHEALVNAEEAPLNSFEKEKYFEGCMPIEVMAKRGIKTMLYGPMKTVGLEYPDDYKGPRDGEFKTPYAVVQLRQDNAAASLYNIVGFQTHLKWGEQKRVFQMIPGLENAEFVRYGVMHRNSYMDSPNLLEQTFRSKKQANLFFAGQMTGVEGYVESAASGLVAGINAARLFKGEEAAIFPETTAIGSLAHYITHADSKHFQPMNVNFGIIKELEGPRIRDKKERYEKIAERSLQDLAQFMEK, from the coding sequence ATGTCTCAATCTTATATCAATGTGATCGGTGCGGGCCTTGCTGGCTCTGAAGCAGCTTACCAGATTGCCCAACAGGGAATTCCGGTCAAGCTTTATGAAATGCGGGGAGTGAAATCCACTCCGCAACACAAAACAGACAACTTTGCTGAGCTAGTTTGTTCCAACTCTCTTCGTGGGGATTCGTTAACCAATGCTGTCGGGCTCCTCAAAGAAGAAATGCGCCGTCTGGGTTCTGTCATCCTTGAAGCAGCAGAAGCGACTCGTGTACCAGCTGGTGGAGCACTGGCAGTGGACCGGGAAGGCTTTGCTAGTCGGGTAACGGAGAAGGTGTCCCAACACCCTCTCATTGAAGTCATTCGCGATGAAATTACGGAATTGCCGACCGAGGCCATCACAGTGGTCGCAACAGGGCCTCTAACCAGTGATGCCTTGGCAGAAAAGATCCATGCCCTTAATGGTGGCGATGGTTTCTATTTCTATGATGCAGCAGCTCCAATCATAGATGTCAATACTGTCGATATGAACAAGGTCTATCTCAAGTCTCGTTATGACAAAGGAGAAGCAGCCTATCTCAACTGTCCCATGACCAAACAGGAATTTATGGATTTCCACGAGGCCTTGGTCAATGCAGAAGAAGCCCCGCTCAACTCTTTTGAAAAAGAAAAGTATTTTGAAGGTTGTATGCCCATTGAAGTCATGGCCAAACGAGGCATAAAAACCATGCTCTATGGCCCTATGAAGACAGTTGGACTCGAGTATCCAGATGATTACAAAGGGCCACGTGATGGGGAATTTAAGACACCTTACGCAGTCGTTCAGTTACGCCAAGACAATGCAGCTGCTAGTCTCTACAATATCGTTGGCTTCCAAACTCACCTTAAATGGGGCGAACAAAAACGGGTCTTCCAAATGATTCCAGGTTTGGAAAATGCGGAGTTTGTGAGATACGGAGTCATGCATCGCAATTCCTACATGGATTCTCCAAATCTGCTTGAACAAACTTTCCGTTCTAAGAAACAAGCTAATCTCTTCTTTGCAGGTCAAATGACAGGGGTAGAAGGCTATGTTGAGTCAGCTGCCTCAGGTTTGGTAGCTGGAATCAATGCTGCTCGCCTTTTCAAAGGAGAAGAAGCTGCGATTTTCCCAGAAACGACAGCTATCGGAAGTCTGGCTCACTATATCACCCATGCTGACAGCAAGCATTTCCAACCCATGAATGTCAATTTTGGAATTATCAAGGAGCTGGAAGGACCACGCATTCGAGATAAGAAGGAGCGCTATGAGAAAATTGCCGAACGTTCTTTACAAGATTTGGCTCAGTTTATGGAAAAATAA
- a CDS encoding alpha/beta hydrolase, which produces MNKSYFYLDMKTHELKVPYTGKLRRVRVLLPKNYETDTDRRYPVVYFHDGQNVLYSKEAYAGHSWKVIPAIKRNPDISRMIVVAIDNDGFQRMNEYSAWKYKESNIPGMQFGGKGVEYGEFVMEVVKPFIDQEYRTLADREHTAMIGSSLGGNITQFLGLEYQDQIGCLGVFSSANWLHQEAFDRYIERKNLYADQRIYIYVGTEEADDTDKTLMAGNIKQAYIDSSLRYYHDVIQQGVALENIAIRIQSGAIHHEEAWAEHLPECLRFLAENWD; this is translated from the coding sequence ATGAACAAATCCTATTTTTATTTAGATATGAAGACACACGAGTTGAAAGTGCCTTATACCGGAAAACTCCGTCGTGTGCGAGTCTTATTACCTAAGAATTATGAAACGGATACAGATAGACGTTACCCCGTGGTTTATTTCCACGATGGGCAAAACGTTTTGTACAGCAAGGAAGCTTATGCGGGTCATTCCTGGAAAGTCATTCCAGCCATCAAGCGGAATCCTGATATTAGCCGCATGATTGTCGTTGCAATCGATAATGATGGTTTCCAACGCATGAACGAATACTCTGCCTGGAAGTACAAGGAATCCAATATTCCTGGCATGCAATTTGGTGGCAAGGGAGTTGAGTACGGCGAATTTGTTATGGAGGTGGTGAAACCTTTCATTGACCAAGAATACCGGACTCTTGCTGATCGAGAACATACGGCCATGATTGGATCTTCCTTGGGTGGGAATATTACCCAATTCTTGGGCTTAGAGTACCAAGACCAAATTGGTTGTCTGGGAGTCTTCTCCTCTGCCAACTGGTTGCACCAAGAGGCCTTTGACCGCTATATCGAGCGCAAGAATCTCTATGCAGATCAACGGATCTACATCTATGTGGGGACTGAAGAGGCGGATGATACAGATAAAACGCTGATGGCGGGGAATATCAAGCAAGCCTATATTGACTCATCCCTTCGTTACTATCACGATGTCATTCAACAAGGAGTGGCTTTGGAAAATATTGCTATTCGGATACAATCTGGGGCTATTCACCACGAAGAAGCCTGGGCTGAACATTTACCAGAATGCCTTCGTTTTTTGGCAGAAAATTGGGATTAA
- a CDS encoding esterase family protein yields MNIEHLSHWSGQLNREMYLNRYGHAGIPVVVFASSGGSHNEYYDFGMIDACAQFIEEGRVQFFTLSSVDSDSWLCNWKNPHDRAEMHRAYERYVIEEAIPFIKHKTGWFDPMMTTGCSMGAYHALNFFLQHPDVFNKVIALSGVYDARFFVGDFGGDEAIYQNSPSDYIWNQNDGWFIDRYRQAEIVVCTGLGAWEQDGLPSFYKLKEAFDHKNIPAWFAEWGHDVAHDWEWWRKQMPYFLGQMHL; encoded by the coding sequence ATGAATATTGAACATTTAAGCCACTGGAGTGGCCAACTCAACCGTGAAATGTATCTGAACCGCTATGGACACGCAGGTATTCCTGTTGTGGTCTTTGCTTCATCAGGTGGCAGCCATAACGAGTACTATGACTTTGGTATGATTGATGCTTGTGCTCAGTTTATCGAAGAAGGACGGGTTCAATTCTTTACCCTTTCTAGTGTCGATAGTGATAGCTGGCTTTGTAATTGGAAGAATCCTCACGATCGTGCCGAAATGCATCGTGCTTATGAACGCTATGTGATTGAAGAAGCCATTCCTTTTATCAAACACAAAACAGGCTGGTTTGATCCGATGATGACAACTGGTTGCTCTATGGGGGCCTACCACGCGCTCAACTTCTTCTTGCAACATCCAGATGTCTTTAACAAAGTGATTGCCTTGAGTGGTGTCTATGACGCTCGTTTCTTTGTTGGTGATTTTGGAGGCGATGAAGCCATTTACCAAAACTCTCCATCTGATTATATTTGGAACCAAAATGATGGCTGGTTTATAGATCGTTACCGTCAGGCCGAAATCGTTGTTTGTACTGGTTTAGGAGCTTGGGAACAAGATGGACTTCCATCTTTCTACAAACTGAAAGAAGCCTTTGATCACAAAAATATTCCTGCATGGTTCGCTGAATGGGGACATGATGTAGCCCACGATTGGGAATGGTGGCGCAAACAAATGCCATATTTCCTAGGCCAAATGCATTTAT